A region from the Sandaracinus amylolyticus genome encodes:
- a CDS encoding VOC family protein, with protein MLNGQLKNVAIVFVVTDLARTHRFYSKTLGIPFEVEDFENGYLQARLPGDVELVFLPGDAARGATPQVVFGLARGGIDTMVASLAAAGVELVTPVSEAPGGWSAELKDPDGHILSLYQDGSLPR; from the coding sequence ATGCTCAACGGTCAGCTCAAGAACGTCGCCATCGTCTTCGTCGTGACGGACCTCGCGCGCACCCACCGCTTCTACTCCAAGACCCTCGGGATCCCGTTCGAGGTCGAAGATTTCGAGAACGGCTACCTCCAGGCGCGCCTGCCGGGTGACGTCGAGCTCGTGTTCTTGCCTGGCGACGCAGCGCGCGGCGCGACCCCGCAGGTGGTCTTCGGGCTCGCGCGCGGCGGCATCGACACGATGGTCGCGTCGCTCGCCGCGGCCGGCGTGGAGCTCGTCACGCCGGTGTCCGAAGCGCCCGGCGGATGGTCCGCGGAGCTCAAGGACCCCGACGGACACATCCTCTCGCTCTACCAGGACGGCTCGCTGCCGCGCTGA
- a CDS encoding NAD(P)H-dependent oxidoreductase, whose translation MHRPRILAIQAGLGGEDGNSAALLAHALPHLEPHADVELVTLASTPGFAPHRDALALADAFVLVTGTYWDGPSSHLQRFLEEATPSEGTALWLGKPAAVLVGAHAVGGKSVLARLQSVLATLGASIPPMSGLVVTLAAQIAIDHASHGHADDLWSTADLEIVCHNLLVATRVDRSAYRAWPVDRRDPSRRWLR comes from the coding sequence ATGCACCGCCCGCGCATCCTCGCGATCCAGGCTGGCCTCGGCGGAGAGGACGGCAACAGCGCCGCGCTGCTCGCGCACGCGCTGCCGCACCTCGAGCCCCACGCCGACGTCGAGCTCGTCACGCTCGCGTCGACGCCCGGGTTCGCGCCGCATCGCGACGCGCTCGCGCTCGCCGACGCGTTCGTGCTCGTGACCGGCACCTACTGGGACGGCCCATCGTCGCACCTGCAGCGGTTCCTCGAAGAGGCGACGCCCAGCGAGGGCACCGCGCTCTGGCTCGGCAAGCCCGCGGCGGTGCTCGTCGGCGCGCACGCGGTCGGCGGCAAGTCGGTGCTCGCGCGCCTGCAGAGCGTGCTCGCGACGCTCGGCGCGTCGATCCCTCCGATGAGCGGCCTCGTGGTCACGCTCGCGGCGCAGATCGCGATCGACCACGCGTCGCACGGTCACGCCGACGATCTGTGGAGCACCGCGGACCTCGAGATCGTCTGCCACAACCTGTTGGTGGCGACCCGCGTCGATCGCAGCGCTTACCGCGCCTGGCCGGTCGATCGCCGCGACCCATCGCGCCGCTGGCTCCGCTGA